CGATTTGATTATTGATTACCAAATGGATTGTTCCGCCGGTTTTGTAACCTTCCAGCAGCGACATTTGAATGACTTCGTACACTACACCCTGCGCGGCAACGGCAGCATCGCCGTGAATTAAAATCGGGACAATTTGTTTGGCATCATTATTATAGCGAATGTCCAGTTTGGCTTTCACAACGCCTTCCACAACCGGGCTGACTGCCTCGAGGTGCGAGGGGTTGGCGACCAAACTGAGGTGCACATCCCGTCCGCCGGCAGTGGTGATGTTACTCGAAAACCCGAGGTGATATTTTACATCGCCTTCAAAAATGGCTTCTTCGTATGCAGCGCCTTCAAATTCCATAAAAATATCTTTATAGGATTTGCGCAAAATATTTGCCAATACGTTCAATCTGCCACGGTGCGCCATGCCGAGCACAAATTCTTTTACGCCCAGTTGCGATCCTTTTTCGATAATGGCATCGAGTGCCGGAATCAGCGTTTCGCCCCCTGAAAGCGCAAATCGCTTTTGCCCGACATATTTGGAATGCAGGAAATTTTCAAACACAACGGCTTCGCTGAGTCGCCGCAGAATATGCTGTTTTTCTTCGAGCGAAAATTTGGGACGGTTCCGGGTCGATTCCATGCGCTGTTTCAGCCATTCCACCCGTTCCGGCGTGCGGATAAACATGAATTCTGCGCCAATCGATCGGCAGTAGGTTTCTTTCAGATGGGCGATAATATCCCGGAGTTTTGCCGGACCGATGCCAACATCCACACCTGCTTCGAATGTTGAATCGAGATCTTCTTCGGTGAGCCCAAAATTTTCGATATCCAAAGTGGGTTGGTAATGCCTGCGTTCGCGAACGGGGTTGGTTTTGGTGAACAAATGCCCGCGTGTCCGGTACGCGTTGATGAGGTTGAGCACGTTAACTTCTTTGCGCCGTTCGACATCACTTTCCGCAATGACTTGTCCGTTGCCATTCCAGGCTTGTGCCAGTTCAAATCCTTCAAAAAACTTGCGCCAACCGGCGTCTACGTTTTCCGGATTATCTTTATAGCTGCGGAACAGCGATTCTATATATTCCGGGTGCGCATTGCTCAGATACGACCATTTTTCCATTGCGAAACCTTGCCGAATTTATTGTTGATTGCCGGAGGGTGAGAAAAAATTCTTTTCTCTGCGATCGAATAACTTTTTGCCGAATAAACAGCTTTTGCCCTCGTTTACTCTCTTCTATTGCTCAAAAAATTAGTTACCAAACTTAAAAATTTGTGTTACCAAAGTCAATTGCCAATGTGAACTTACGTCGGTTCAATTTACGGTTGATTTAATATTTTGGGATGAAATGGAAAAACCGGATACTACATGATCCGGTTTGGTAAAATCGATAGGTGAATAAAAAACTTTGATATTTTTCAATGTTTTTCGAAGTGCTTTTTAGAGAAATTTCAGTTTGTCGCGGAACCGCTGAACAAATCCGCGCGGCTTTTGGGGAGATTCCGGAACAGGCATCGGTTCCAGCGAAATGTGATCAATAATTTTCCGGGGATTGTTGGTCACCAGATCATCAATATATGATTGATCCAACGATTCTTTCAATTCCGTTGCAGCTTTTTGAAGTTTGAAGGTTCTGCCATTCGGTCCGTGTGCATCTGATCCGATAAAATGCACCAATTTGCTTTCCAGCAACCACAGCGCAATTTTTTGGGTGGTTTTCCCGAAATCGCCGAGAATACTGCCGGCATTAACCTGCAGCAAACCGCCATATTTTACAAAATTAATCAGCTTTTCAGGACGGCTATGTAACGCAGAATAGCGCTCCGGATGCGCAATTATAGGAATAAAACCATCCATTGTTAACCGGTAAAGGGCATCTTCCACACCGGTTGGCATCAAATACAGCGGGAATTCCATCAATATGTATTTGCCCTGTTCGCAAAGGGTGGCGACCCTGGTTTTTTTTACTGTCTCGTGGATAAAATGATGAAAAAACATTTCCGAGCCGGAATGCAACCGGATGTTGATTTTGTGTTCCCGGCATTCTTTGCGCAAAATTTCCAGCCGCTCGAAATATACCCGCTCCATTTCAGCATCAATAATTTCGTTAAAATGGGATGTTGCGAATACATCCGTAATTCCCTGATCTGCAGCAATGCGCAGCATTTCCAAAGACTCGCTCAACGATTTGGGGCCGTCGTCAAATTTGAAAATAATATGGTTGTGAATGTCGATCATCGTTTCAATTTTTCCTGATTGTTACAACTATCATCGTGAAATAGCCAACAAATATAAGCCGAAAGTTGAAAAAAGAATCATCTTAAATCAACTTTTGTTCCAAACTGATTTCGTTCTGTTGCCCGAAAATCAGCCTTTTTTGGGGTTGCTCGGGCGGATGTCCAATTCGCTGATTGTCGCACGCGAATCTGCGGATACAACAGCAAAAACAGCGTGGGCAACATCTTCCGGCGCCAATGCCGTTTTCGCGTTGGTGGCGATGGGATTATCGTCCAGCATATCCGTATTCACCGATCCAGGGAAAACCGAAAGCACGCGAATATCATGCGGACGCAGCTCGAGCATGAGCGATTGGGCAAAGCCGCGCAACGCAAATTTGGTTGCCGCATATCCGCTGCCACCCTGAAAACCGTATTTTCCTGCCAACGACGCAATATTTACAATAGTGCCGCTTTTTTGTTTGAGCATTTCCGGAACAATTCGCTGGGTCAATTGAAATACCGCCATAAAATTCGTGTCGATCATTTCGGTAAGTTCATCGGATGTGATTTCCAGAAACGGCTTGATATGTAGAACACCGGCATTGTTGATGAGCACGTCAATTTTTCCAAATTGCTGGAGTGTACCGCCAATCAAACGGCTGATATCGTGCGTATCGCGCAGCTCCGCGGCGATAACTTTCGCCGGTAATTTCCCAACCGACTCAATTTTTGACGCGGTCTCTTTCAACAAATCCACATTGCGACCGGTAATCACGGTTTGGTAACCATGTTCAGCAAATTTGATGGCGATCGCTTTGCCAATTCCACGACTAGCACCGGTTATTAATACAACTTTTGGTTGTGACATTTTATCTCCTGTTTTGATTTTCGTTGATCATTAAATTGATGCCGGATAAAAAAGTTCTGCCAAAGCATGCATTTCGAAAATGCAACGCATACTGCCGTTGAACAATTGCAGATCTATTGAATGTAAATTGGAAACTATATCAGATCGGAAGGTTTGCAAATGTGTGTCGTTCATTTCACCTGCTTTCATTTGCGGTTAAAAATAATACTCAGCTTCCATAATTCCAAGTATGTTAGAAATTGATATAGTGAACAAAAATAACCTAAAAATCAAAATAAATCTTGACATCTCTGTTTCCGGGTTGTATAATAGTGGTGAACATTAATTCACTTAAGAATTTTTGGAGGTTAAAAATGTTAGCAACACAGAGTAAAACAACCGTCCGTCGCCGCAGTCGTAAAACAGCAAAAACCGACGACCCGGATATGCTGGTTAAATTGTATGAGCTGCTGCAAGGCGATCGCGATGAAGTTCGGCTATACAGCAATATTTTAAATAGTGAACTGTGGTTTATCAATCCCGCGTTAAAAAAAGAGGATGCCTACCCTGCGGATCAACCGGTTTACACTACCCGGGAGATCGCATTTGTACTATCCATGAGCCCGGACGAATTGCGCCGTTATCACTACCTGAAAACCAAACTCGCCTGATTCTTCGGGCTTCCGTTTGTTTGTTTTGGAAGCCCGTATCAGGCAACGATATCATTGGAAATTGCGTATTGTTTAACGCTTTCCAAGCCTTCCTTTTATCGCCGTGAACAGCACCTAAATCATATATTTTTCTTGCATTCGAATTGACCGAAAGTTATATTCTCATGCTTTCACGTAAGTGGGTTGCGAAACCCACTTTTTTATTATATGGAACCGTCGGTTTTTGGATTATCGCCCTCAACGACTTCCAAATTAACACGGCAAAAAGCATGGACCATTTATTGGAAAAAATTCGCGATTTGATCGAGCCGGTGTTCGATCAGATGAATATTTATCTGGTGGATATCGATTTGCGAGGAAACAAGGGCTCGCAGGTATTGTCTGTTTTTGCAGATACGAAAAGCGGTATATCGCTGGACCAGATTACACGCTTGACACGCGAAATCAATGAAATTCTCGATGTAAACGATGTTATCGACGGCGGCTATCGACTGGAAGTGTCTTCACCCGGAATTGATCGGGATTTGAAAATGCAGTGGGAATACGAAAAGAATATCGGGCGAAATTTGTCTGTCAGCTATCAAAACGGCGATGAACCGGTAAGTTTCAATGGGAAATTAACAGAAGTGACAACAGATACCATCACGCTTGTTTATAAAAAAGAATCAATGCAGATACCATTAAATGCCATTTTAAAGGCAAGGGTTCAGATAAAATGGTAACAAGTTCGGAGGTTAAACTGGCTTTATGAAAAGTGAAATTGTTGCAGCAGCAGCGGAAATAGCCCGCGAAAAACGTATCGACCGGGAAGATTTACGCGACATTCTCGAAGATATTTTTATGACGTTGATGAAGCGCAAATACGGCGAAGAAGCCGATTTTGACGTTATTGTCAACATTGATCGCGGTGACATGGAAATTTATGTTGAAAAAGAAGTGGTGAATGAAGTCACCGATCCGGATTATCAAATTTCACTGGAAGATGCTCTGAAAGTTGATCCCGAAGTGGAAGAAGGTGAGCTTTTTGCAGAGGTGGTAAATCCGGAAAAATTCGGACGCCGGTTGATTAATATCGCCAAACAAACATTGCTGCAACGCCTTCGTGAATATGAAAAAGAAAAAGTGTACGACGAATACAAATCTCGAGTTGGTGAGATCGTTATCGGGGATGTGCATCAGGAAACCCGTGGCGGTTTATTTATTGTAGTTGATCGCACTGAAATGTTTATGCCGCGCTCCGAATCCATTCCCAACGAGCGTTTACGACGCGGAGACAGTGTGCGTGCACTCATCAAAGAAGTTAACAAACCGGATATTATGCTGGTTGAAAACGAAGAAGATTTGTCGCCAAAGCGGCGGAAACGCGGACATCGCCCGGAAATTATCGTTTCCCGTGCAGACACCCAGTTTTTAATCCGGTTGTTCGAAATCGAAGTACCCGAAATTTTTGACGGTATTGTTGAAATCAAAAAAGTTGCTCGCCGCCCAGGTGAGCGATCAAAAATTGCGGTTGAGTCCATTGATAAACGCATCGATCCGGTTGGCGCATGCGTCGGGATGCGCGGTGTGCGGATTCAATCCGTTGTTCGCGAACTCAACGGCGAAAAAATAGACGTGATTCCTTTTTCGTCGGAACCGGAAATTTTTATCAATCGTGCAATGACGCCGGCAAAGCCGATACGGGTGATCTACAATCGCGAGGAAAATCTTGGCGTTGCCATTATTCCGGATAAAGATATGGGTTTGGCGCTTGGACGCGGTGAAGCAAACCGCGAATTGGCGCAGCAATTGACCGGAGTGAATATCGAATTGATTAAAGAATCCGAATTCTACGAAAGCACAATGAGCGAAGAAACCGAAATGGATATCGAAGATTTACCGGGATTGAGCGCAGCCGTGGTGGATCGTCTCCGCGAAGCAGGCATCAACACCGCCGAGGAATTAAAAGGGCTCGGCTTGCAAGGATTGATGGAAATTCCGGGAATCGGTCAAAAAACAGCCCAGAGAATTTTGGGGCAGTTGAATATTTAAATGGCAAAAATTCAGCAGATAGAGCTAAAAGAGAAGTTAATAACGCTGTTGGGATTTGCAAAAAAATCCCGGCAGTTGATATGTGGTTACGAGGGTGTTCGCCGGGGAGTTAGTCGAAATACGATTGTATTTATAGTGATTGACAATGAACTCGCAGAGCACACAAAGGAAAAAATACATCACTTGGCCCGCAAGCAAGGAATACCTGTGTATTCTGCCAAGCCACAAAAAAATGGCGTAAAATTGGTAGATTCAACAGGTTACAAAGTGGTAGGAATGAGTCGGGGCGGGTTGGCTGACGGATTTATGAGTACGTTAAAACAGGAGAGCTGATGGCAGGCGGTACCAACAAGAAAAAACTTTTTCAAGTTGCCAAAGAACTTAATCTTGGAAAAGAGACCATCAAGGAATTTCTCGAAAAAAAAGGAATTGAAGTAACCGGATTGAACATGCGCCTCGAAGAGGATGTGTATGAATTGGTCCTGTCGCGTTTTTCCCGTGAGAAAAAAGAAGCTGATAAGATTCATCGGCGTCGAGAAGAACGTCATCGGGATGATCAGTCCGATTCGATCGATACAAAACTTGAAGAAGATGAAACAATTTCACAAACAGAGCCAGCCAAAACTGAAGAACCTGAGTTGGAGCAGGAAGCTGCCGTTAGTGTGGATGTTGCGGAAGTTGTAGAAACAGATGAAGTTATTGACGAACACTCCAGTATTTCGGATGAAATCGATCAGCCATCTGAGCCGGGTGAAGCTGTTGAGGAAGCAGATGAAACCGTTGAGCAGGATGACGATTTTGACGATGAAGATGTGGATCTCGAAACGGTTACGGATGAACCCGAGCTCGACGAAGAAAACGATGATTTTGAAGAAGAATATGATGATGTTGAAGACGATTTGGACGACGAAGAATATGATGATGACGAAGATGTGGAAGACGATGTTGATTCGGAAGAAGAAGTAGAAGATGAAAAGCCGCAAGTTGGTGATATTATTGATCATCCAATGGCAAAAATTTACATGGAACGCCAGCGGAAGCTTGAGGATGAAAAACGTCAACGCCAAATTAATGCGCTTCAGCGAATTAAAAGCGCTCCGGAAAAAGAAGAAAAACAGCGCAAAAAACAACGCACAGATGATGATCTTGTAGAAAAAGAAGCTGCGCTTGATAAAGATGGCAATGTGATTCCTGTTGAAGAAATTGATGAATCAACGGGCAAGCCAAAGAAGAAAAAAGAGAAGAAAAAAGACCGCGATACTGTAGAAGAAAAAGAGGCGCGTCGAAAAAAAGCGTTCGAGATGTTGCGAAAAGAACGCAAAACACTGCGTACCGAAATTCCTTCATCTGAAGAGGAGGTTGAAGAACCCCTAAAAGAAGGTCGTCGGAAACGCCGCAAAAAGAAAAAAGCCGAAGTTAATCAGCAGGAAGTTGATTCTACATTACGCAAAACACTCGCCGAAATGCGCGATTCCGGAACCGGAAGAAAAAAACGCAAAAAAGTACGCGCAGAACTCGATGAAGAAGGAATTGAAATTCCAAAAATTAAAGTGTCGGAATTTATTACAACACAGGATCTTGCAAACCTGCTCGATACACCTGTTGCAGATGTTATCCGGAAATGTCTGGAAATTGGACTGGTTGTAACGATCAACCAGCGTTTGGATATGGATACCATCCGGTTGCTCGCAGAAGAATTTGGATACGATATCGAGGAAGAAGAGGAATTTGGTTCTGACTATATCGAAGATGAATCTGACGAGGAAGATCAGCCAGAAGATCAGGAGCCGCGTGCACCTGTTGTAACCATTATGGGACACGTAGACCACGGTAAAACGTCACTTCTGGACTATATTCGCAAAACGAATGTTGTTGGTGGCGAGTCCGGTGGCATTACGCAGCACATCGGCGCGTACGAAGTGAAACTGGACGAT
The window above is part of the Calditrichia bacterium genome. Proteins encoded here:
- a CDS encoding SDR family oxidoreductase, which gives rise to MSQPKVVLITGASRGIGKAIAIKFAEHGYQTVITGRNVDLLKETASKIESVGKLPAKVIAAELRDTHDISRLIGGTLQQFGKIDVLINNAGVLHIKPFLEITSDELTEMIDTNFMAVFQLTQRIVPEMLKQKSGTIVNIASLAGKYGFQGGSGYAATKFALRGFAQSLMLELRPHDIRVLSVFPGSVNTDMLDDNPIATNAKTALAPEDVAHAVFAVVSADSRATISELDIRPSNPKKG
- a CDS encoding ribosome maturation factor RimP, with protein sequence MDHLLEKIRDLIEPVFDQMNIYLVDIDLRGNKGSQVLSVFADTKSGISLDQITRLTREINEILDVNDVIDGGYRLEVSSPGIDRDLKMQWEYEKNIGRNLSVSYQNGDEPVSFNGKLTEVTTDTITLVYKKESMQIPLNAILKARVQIKW
- the nusA gene encoding transcription termination factor NusA, which produces MKSEIVAAAAEIAREKRIDREDLRDILEDIFMTLMKRKYGEEADFDVIVNIDRGDMEIYVEKEVVNEVTDPDYQISLEDALKVDPEVEEGELFAEVVNPEKFGRRLINIAKQTLLQRLREYEKEKVYDEYKSRVGEIVIGDVHQETRGGLFIVVDRTEMFMPRSESIPNERLRRGDSVRALIKEVNKPDIMLVENEEDLSPKRRKRGHRPEIIVSRADTQFLIRLFEIEVPEIFDGIVEIKKVARRPGERSKIAVESIDKRIDPVGACVGMRGVRIQSVVRELNGEKIDVIPFSSEPEIFINRAMTPAKPIRVIYNREENLGVAIIPDKDMGLALGRGEANRELAQQLTGVNIELIKESEFYESTMSEETEMDIEDLPGLSAAVVDRLREAGINTAEELKGLGLQGLMEIPGIGQKTAQRILGQLNI
- the infB gene encoding translation initiation factor IF-2, producing MAGGTNKKKLFQVAKELNLGKETIKEFLEKKGIEVTGLNMRLEEDVYELVLSRFSREKKEADKIHRRREERHRDDQSDSIDTKLEEDETISQTEPAKTEEPELEQEAAVSVDVAEVVETDEVIDEHSSISDEIDQPSEPGEAVEEADETVEQDDDFDDEDVDLETVTDEPELDEENDDFEEEYDDVEDDLDDEEYDDDEDVEDDVDSEEEVEDEKPQVGDIIDHPMAKIYMERQRKLEDEKRQRQINALQRIKSAPEKEEKQRKKQRTDDDLVEKEAALDKDGNVIPVEEIDESTGKPKKKKEKKKDRDTVEEKEARRKKAFEMLRKERKTLRTEIPSSEEEVEEPLKEGRRKRRKKKKAEVNQQEVDSTLRKTLAEMRDSGTGRKKRKKVRAELDEEGIEIPKIKVSEFITTQDLANLLDTPVADVIRKCLEIGLVVTINQRLDMDTIRLLAEEFGYDIEEEEEFGSDYIEDESDEEDQPEDQEPRAPVVTIMGHVDHGKTSLLDYIRKTNVVGGESGGITQHIGAYEVKLDDGRKVTFLDTPGHEAFTAMRARGAQVTDIVVLVIASDDRVMPQTEEALDHAKAAGVAIVIALNKVDKPNANPEAIRKQLADRNVLVEDWGGQYGCVEVSAKSGKGVPELLDRILLEAELLDLKANPKKRAKGVVLEAQLDRGKGPVATVMVEEGTLQVGQTFIIGQHWGRVRAMINEWGKRTPEAGPSTPVQILGIDGMPEAGDRFVVLDEERQAREISSRRQQLKREQDFRQVKLLTLDELSKQIKTGDVKELKLLVKADVDGSTQALTDSLQKLSTKDVEVHVIRRAVGPITESDVILAAASQAIIIGFHVRPTVSAKDLADREKVDIRQYKVIYDAIEDVEKALEGLLEPVEREVVQGQAEVREIFKISRIGTIAGCYVLSGKITRNSRVRVVRNDVELFDGKLESLKRFKDDVREVQTGYECGMSVVGFNDIKTGDIIEAYEIVMEAQTLR
- a CDS encoding ribosomal L7Ae/L30e/S12e/Gadd45 family protein; this translates as MAKIQQIELKEKLITLLGFAKKSRQLICGYEGVRRGVSRNTIVFIVIDNELAEHTKEKIHHLARKQGIPVYSAKPQKNGVKLVDSTGYKVVGMSRGGLADGFMSTLKQES
- a CDS encoding tyrosine protein phosphatase, which gives rise to MIDIHNHIIFKFDDGPKSLSESLEMLRIAADQGITDVFATSHFNEIIDAEMERVYFERLEILRKECREHKINIRLHSGSEMFFHHFIHETVKKTRVATLCEQGKYILMEFPLYLMPTGVEDALYRLTMDGFIPIIAHPERYSALHSRPEKLINFVKYGGLLQVNAGSILGDFGKTTQKIALWLLESKLVHFIGSDAHGPNGRTFKLQKAATELKESLDQSYIDDLVTNNPRKIIDHISLEPMPVPESPQKPRGFVQRFRDKLKFL